One Ferviditalea candida genomic window carries:
- a CDS encoding quinone oxidoreductase family protein produces MKAIVVNRQGGPEVMEFRQDVELPEPGPRQVLIRVQGTSVNFADIKARYGQYHAANGKTHYIPGLDLTGIIERVGSEVKSLQPGQRVIAFPINGSYAEYAAADEALTFPIPESLSIETAAACPIVSFTSFNLLHQAARLEKGETVLIHAASGGVGTTAVQMAKLLGAGKVIGTVGSDSKAGIVREAGADAVINYRQEALGEKVLELTDGRGADVILDSVGGEVFEQSLKVLAMFGRLVNFGDAGGAGIADWGELKYSSCRSIIGYSFGTYRKNRPETLKETAANVLSYLAEGELTIYVSRAFPLAEAAQAHQWMGSRQHTGKLILLT; encoded by the coding sequence ATGAAAGCAATTGTGGTCAATCGTCAGGGCGGTCCTGAAGTCATGGAATTCCGGCAGGACGTTGAGCTTCCGGAACCCGGTCCGCGCCAGGTGCTTATTCGAGTGCAGGGCACAAGTGTGAATTTCGCCGATATTAAAGCTCGCTACGGGCAATACCATGCCGCAAACGGAAAAACGCATTACATTCCCGGGTTGGATTTGACCGGCATCATTGAAAGGGTCGGCTCTGAGGTGAAAAGTCTGCAGCCCGGCCAACGGGTCATTGCTTTTCCGATCAATGGTTCTTATGCGGAGTATGCGGCGGCGGACGAGGCTCTGACCTTTCCGATTCCGGAATCCTTGAGCATTGAGACGGCGGCTGCCTGTCCAATCGTATCCTTTACCTCGTTCAATCTGCTGCATCAGGCGGCGAGACTGGAAAAAGGCGAAACCGTGCTTATTCATGCAGCCTCCGGCGGTGTGGGTACGACTGCCGTGCAGATGGCCAAATTGCTGGGAGCCGGCAAAGTGATCGGGACAGTCGGAAGTGATTCCAAAGCGGGGATCGTCCGCGAAGCGGGTGCGGACGCCGTGATCAATTATCGCCAAGAGGCGTTGGGTGAAAAAGTGCTTGAGCTCACCGACGGACGGGGAGCGGATGTGATTTTGGATTCGGTCGGAGGGGAGGTGTTCGAACAAAGCTTGAAGGTGTTGGCGATGTTCGGACGGCTCGTGAATTTCGGCGATGCCGGCGGAGCGGGAATCGCGGATTGGGGCGAATTGAAATATTCAAGCTGCCGTTCCATCATCGGGTATAGTTTCGGCACATATCGAAAAAATCGTCCTGAGACTTTAAAGGAGACGGCGGCCAATGTGCTTTCCTACCTTGCCGAGGGTGAATTAACGATCTATGTGAGCCGGGCTTTTCCGCTGGCGGAGGCTGCCCAGGCCCATCAATGGATGGGAAGCCGCCAGCATACAGGGAAGCTTATTTTACTGACATAA
- a CDS encoding beta-class carbonic anhydrase, with product MSGALDEILSANKAYADNFGDKGNLPMPPGRRIAILTCMDARLDVGRFAGLKEGDAHVIRNAGGRASDDAIRSLIISYKLLGTQEWFVIHHSDCGMETFTNDIMHGLLLQSLETAKLEEGKWVDTGKGTGSRAGQFINFLTIQNQVQSVCDDVERIRNHPLVPRDIPIYGFIYDVKTGLLNEVAQANEIGKAK from the coding sequence ATGAGCGGAGCTTTGGATGAAATATTGTCGGCGAATAAAGCGTATGCCGATAATTTCGGGGACAAGGGCAACCTTCCGATGCCGCCCGGCCGCAGGATCGCTATTTTAACCTGCATGGATGCAAGACTGGATGTAGGGCGATTCGCCGGTTTGAAAGAAGGGGATGCCCATGTCATCCGTAATGCCGGGGGACGTGCGAGTGACGATGCCATTCGTTCTCTCATTATTTCTTACAAATTATTAGGCACGCAGGAATGGTTCGTCATTCATCATTCAGATTGCGGGATGGAAACATTCACGAATGATATCATGCATGGCCTGCTGTTGCAAAGCCTGGAAACCGCCAAGCTTGAAGAGGGCAAATGGGTGGATACGGGTAAAGGCACAGGTTCCCGTGCCGGACAATTCATTAACTTTTTGACAATTCAAAATCAGGTGCAAAGCGTTTGCGATGACGTGGAACGGATCCGCAATCATCCGCTTGTGCCTAGAGACATTCCCATTTATGGATTCATTTATGATGTCAAAACGGGTCTGCTGAATGAAGTAGCGCAAGCTAATGAAATCGGGAAGGCTAAATAA
- a CDS encoding PAS domain-containing sensor histidine kinase, whose translation MKQPELNYALFMETFFNHSVDAITIIGADNIIQYVNPAFEALYGLSADTVVGKNVWTLWPENTNDFPWMASRILQEKQVSEYETRRRTAYGHCVDVSLTISPIRDLDGNIRAYLTVGRDITEKKRMERALLEVESMFRLIEGNISDAVAIVTRSGRIEYASTSYETFLGIRITNIIGGIAVDWIHPDDINRTKDIFINLLHEKKRCQLECRLKHRDGYWLDVETAMTPIMDDNGEVRKIILVSRDITDRRRAEQLLLQAEKLSVVGQLGAALAHEIRNPLTSVKGFFQLLNRDTLGKEHYFSIIFSELQRIEDIIGDFLNSAKPQINGFQVCDAWELLRKSISVMQLEAHMHNIEIRLASAQAYLPIRCDEDKLKQVFVNVIKNAIESMSRGGVITVNAELAGDDRICIQITDQGCGISADLLPQLGHPFYTTKEKGTGMGLAVCSKILHEHKGEMSFVSSQGEGTQVSIKLPKTEPLVSDADSAK comes from the coding sequence ATGAAACAACCGGAATTAAATTATGCTTTATTTATGGAGACGTTTTTTAATCATTCCGTGGATGCCATAACGATCATTGGGGCAGACAACATCATCCAATATGTGAACCCGGCCTTTGAAGCCTTATACGGCTTATCCGCAGATACGGTGGTCGGGAAGAATGTATGGACCCTGTGGCCGGAAAATACAAACGACTTTCCGTGGATGGCAAGCAGAATTTTGCAGGAAAAACAGGTATCCGAATATGAGACCCGAAGGAGAACGGCTTATGGACATTGCGTGGATGTCAGTCTGACGATTTCCCCGATTCGGGATTTAGACGGGAATATACGGGCATATCTGACGGTGGGTCGGGACATTACGGAAAAAAAGCGAATGGAGCGGGCGCTGCTTGAGGTTGAATCGATGTTTCGGCTGATTGAAGGGAACATATCGGATGCCGTAGCGATTGTAACTCGTTCGGGCAGGATTGAATACGCCTCCACATCTTATGAAACGTTCCTGGGAATTCGCATTACAAACATTATAGGCGGAATTGCCGTAGACTGGATTCACCCGGATGATATCAATCGGACAAAGGATATATTCATCAATTTGCTTCATGAGAAGAAACGCTGTCAATTGGAATGCAGGCTGAAGCACCGAGACGGTTACTGGCTTGATGTTGAGACTGCGATGACGCCGATTATGGATGACAACGGCGAGGTGCGCAAAATCATTTTAGTCAGTCGGGACATCACGGACCGGCGCCGCGCGGAACAGCTACTCCTGCAGGCGGAAAAGCTGTCGGTGGTCGGTCAGCTTGGGGCAGCCTTGGCCCACGAGATACGGAATCCTTTAACGTCGGTCAAAGGTTTTTTTCAATTGTTAAACAGGGATACGTTGGGAAAAGAGCATTACTTCAGCATCATTTTTTCGGAACTGCAGCGAATAGAGGATATCATCGGGGATTTTTTGAATTCGGCAAAGCCGCAGATTAACGGTTTCCAAGTTTGCGATGCATGGGAGCTTCTGCGCAAATCGATTTCGGTGATGCAGCTCGAAGCGCATATGCATAACATCGAAATCCGGCTGGCCTCGGCTCAAGCATATTTGCCCATCCGTTGTGATGAGGACAAGCTCAAACAGGTCTTCGTGAATGTAATCAAAAATGCGATCGAATCGATGAGCCGCGGCGGAGTGATTACCGTAAATGCCGAGCTTGCCGGGGACGACAGGATATGCATTCAAATTACAGATCAGGGGTGCGGGATCTCTGCCGATCTTTTGCCGCAGCTGGGGCATCCTTTCTATACGACGAAGGAGAAGGGAACGGGAATGGGACTGGCGGTGTGCTCGAAAATCCTGCATGAGCATAAAGGAGAAATGAGTTTTGTAAGCTCACAGGGAGAAGGCACCCAGGTATCCATCAAGCTTCCCAAGACTGAACCTCTCGTTTCCGATGCCGATTCTGCAAAATGA
- a CDS encoding amino acid permease: protein MRAYSFLQTGVKWASAFISVGALAGLTSVLLVSLYGQSRSFFAMSRDGLLPKRYCAIHPRFGTPHKITAVVGGFVSLLSAFVPIGIIAEMANIGTLSAFVLSAAGVIILRITHPELHRPFKIPWGPVFPVLSILFSIYLMLILSEMTWIRFAVWMGAGLLIYGGYGFRHSRLGGEGSYPMSSDRFKFAYVCNKVWLWTKGMYLKPRK from the coding sequence TTGCGAGCATACAGTTTTTTGCAGACAGGGGTGAAATGGGCGTCGGCATTCATTTCCGTCGGCGCGCTGGCGGGTCTGACCAGCGTCCTTTTGGTGTCGTTGTACGGACAAAGCCGTAGTTTTTTCGCCATGTCGCGTGACGGGCTTCTTCCCAAACGCTATTGCGCAATCCATCCCCGGTTTGGAACACCTCATAAAATTACCGCCGTCGTAGGGGGATTCGTGTCTCTTCTGTCCGCTTTCGTGCCTATCGGAATCATAGCGGAAATGGCTAATATCGGAACCCTATCCGCTTTCGTGCTTTCTGCCGCAGGTGTGATTATCTTAAGGATAACCCATCCCGAATTGCATCGGCCTTTCAAAATACCTTGGGGTCCGGTCTTTCCCGTTCTGTCCATCCTGTTTTCGATTTACCTGATGCTGATTTTATCGGAGATGACCTGGATCCGGTTTGCGGTATGGATGGGTGCGGGCTTGTTGATCTACGGGGGGTATGGGTTCCGGCACAGCCGTCTGGGGGGCGAAGGATCATATCCGATGAGTTCTGACCGGTTCAAATTTGCATATGTATGTAACAAGGTATGGCTTTGGACGAAGGGCATGTACTTGAAACCCAGAAAATAG
- a CDS encoding cytochrome c oxidase assembly protein — protein sequence MPLPMQGLSFSMLWNPDVLLQAVVMQIIYLLLLSRPIRAWFSGSRKVPLSQIVSFLGGLWVFYFSFGSPIDYMSDELLFSAHMVQHMLEIMLMTPLLIYGIPDWFIRPVLKWKPSAVLFKAWTNPVASAIVFNLCFSGFHIPAIYNKTLVNDTFHLFEHAVFFATAFFMWWPLLSPLPELHRLQSGGRLMYLLFNFNLMMPISVLLIFAQQEWYPFYLTVPRVFGLDPVSDMQLGGLIMLIGMAVPYGASSLISYLKYNEAAWYA from the coding sequence TTGCCTCTGCCTATGCAAGGTCTGAGCTTTAGTATGCTGTGGAATCCGGATGTGCTGCTGCAAGCCGTCGTGATGCAGATCATTTATCTGCTTCTCTTATCCCGTCCGATTCGCGCATGGTTTTCCGGGTCGCGGAAAGTTCCTCTAAGTCAAATCGTTTCATTTTTGGGCGGTCTATGGGTATTTTACTTCAGCTTTGGTTCGCCGATTGATTATATGTCCGACGAGCTGCTCTTCAGCGCGCATATGGTTCAGCACATGCTGGAAATCATGCTGATGACGCCGCTTCTCATCTATGGAATTCCGGATTGGTTCATTCGCCCTGTGCTGAAATGGAAGCCGAGTGCAGTCTTGTTTAAGGCTTGGACGAATCCGGTGGCGTCGGCGATTGTTTTTAACCTTTGCTTCAGCGGGTTCCATATTCCGGCCATTTACAATAAAACGCTTGTAAACGATACCTTTCACTTATTCGAGCACGCCGTTTTTTTTGCAACCGCCTTTTTCATGTGGTGGCCGCTGCTGAGTCCGCTGCCGGAACTGCATCGGCTGCAGTCCGGCGGAAGATTGATGTACCTGCTGTTTAATTTTAACTTGATGATGCCGATCTCGGTGCTCTTAATCTTTGCACAGCAGGAGTGGTATCCTTTTTATTTGACCGTACCCCGGGTGTTCGGCTTGGATCCGGTCAGCGATATGCAGCTTGGCGGTTTGATCATGCTGATTGGAATGGCCGTTCCTTATGGCGCCAGTTCGCTTATATCCTATCTGAAATATAATGAGGCTGCCTGGTATGCGTGA